The window AGGGCAATTCAGTGCACATGTATAGGGACAACATGGGTACTGTCCTTGATGCTTGATGGGATCATAGGGACAAGGGTAAATTTATAATGATTATAGGGCCCCCTTTGGTTCCCGACTGTGGCTATAGATGCTGAGGCTCCACATCTGACATATTAAAACTGCTCCTTTTTAAACTACCTTTTGAGTAAAGATATGGTTTATCATTGACTGTTTCAGCATGTGGTAAAGAATAGAATTTTAATGTGGACAAAGTTAAGTTTTATAGTTGGTACCCTGCATTTGAAATATGTACTAGAGATGATTGGGTACTCATTATCATCTCTTCTGCCCTCATGTCATGGCCTCTGCTGTGTTAAACTTCAGTTACATAAATGTGAAACCACCACAATCTCTTTCCCTCTCTCAACTGCTATCgctatctctgcttcttccttcCACTGGTAAATGTATCAGACTGTCCCTCACCTTCCCAACCTTAAAACACAACCTGAAAACCCCTCTGTTTAGGATCTACAAGAcaaaataactgcactgctctgctccctcacctttaGCTTCCAGCCACCCTCCCATGTAGTTTGTGAGCTCTCTCGGGCacggtcctccttccacttgtttcagatccatgttttttttttgtattttctatgTACATTTGTtcatgtctttatgtgatgtatgtgaatcTTTTATTTAATGTAccgcaccatggaattaatggtgctctataaataataataataaaaataataatattgtgaAACATTTACTGCATTAATAAATATCATGTACTTACTGACAGTTGTTATTGGCCTGGGGTAAGGGAGGAAACCTTTAGAGTTGGGTGTTAAGCCACGACCATAGAAGAAACATGGCGCAAACCCAAACATTTTCTGGAACTTGCATTGAGCTGCCCGGAGAAAACTTCCCTCTGAGAAGTTGACTTGGTGGTACAGATCGGTCTCTCCAAAAGAAAAGGATGGAACCAGGTCTGCCCTATATCAAGATACCAAGAGATCAAGTAGCAAAACATCTAAAATGCTATGTTTAGGCTTAATGCTTAAATATAGCAATGTACAAATAGTCATGTAAGATTATATTGGAGCATCTTCTCTTAAAACTGTAACTGTATTTTATAACTCCTCTGTTAATCCTCCTAGAATACACGAGTGTGAATTAATAGACACCAGTTGGGGAAATGTCTCTATATAATCTTGCACTACAATCAGTACCAGTGCAAGAATGGGTCACCTCCTTTGATAATGGGTATGGTAACATGCTGTTGTCATCAATATTCTAAAGGAGAAATGGATGAATTGTATAATGCTGAATCATGGGAAATTACTTTTTCATGGGGAATACAAGCATAAGTAGGCAGTTTCATAGgtaatttaataaaatgttttaattactCTACCTAATTCCACCTCTCGTTTACAAGTGTAAATTGTTACTGTGGTATAGTCCAGTACTGACCCATGCTCCAGTGCCAGTCGCACAAATCCCCGTCTTCTGCTTAGGATCAGTGTTGTGACTCCAGGTTCACAGGACAATgactcagcagcgccacctactaCTATAACAACTGCATTGCCACGGCCCTTTTGTGATAGGGTATATTCTATTGATTTTTGATTCACAGGGCACAGTCCTGAAAGGATTAACAGGGATCAGTAAGTTATAGCTTATGTTGACTACAAGATATTAAGACTGTTAGTACATATACTAGGATACTAGGCTAACAACTAATTGTGTATTAATGTTGTACATCAATCATTGTGCAATTCATAAATGTATTCCTATAACTTATGCAGAAATTTCCACATAAAGAATAAGGCACACCATAAATTCTACCCATTATCACAAAAATTCATTGATACATACAGTTAATGGTCCATTCAACATGTTTCTTTGTAACACATAAAGCATTATCATCTCATATTGTAATATTAGCAGTATAAAAGATAGAGATGTATAACAGTCTCCCTACCTCCACTCATCAAGTATTCCCTTAGTATGGGCAATCGGAAGTTTCCAGCCAGTGTAGCCAAATGAGGCCGAATTCCAGGAAATTTCTGAGAAAATCCGGTAGATTCTGTTACAAAATTACAAAACGCTCCAATACAAAGAATCCCATGAGGATGAGAACCAATAATGTAATTTCGCCCTGGAGGAAGGTTGTGTGTCTTTACAAGCTGAAAACAACAGAATAATagatagttttacacatttaagaTCTATTAGACTTGGCATCCACTAGATTTTAGAGAGTATGCAGCGGATGAAACggtgtttaataaaaaataataataatctttatttatatagtaacaTCAAATtcagtagcgctttacaaatcatggtgtATATATGGATTTGGGTACAGTACATATTCAGGGGGGAAACAGTGTGACATTTTTTTAACCCTAACATTGGTGCCTTTTGAGAAAAATTGCCCacacaaaacaagccctcatactgcaACCATAACAAGAAATAACCATTGTAAATTGACAATGAAGAAAAAGgctaaaatttatattttattcgcAGGTATGATTTTCTTTCAGTCTGACCTTATACTTCCTAGTATCAATTATATCAACAGATGTGGTACAGTGGGGGGGAAGGAGTATTTAGTCACCCACCAATTATGCAAGTTCTCCAACTTAAAAAGAcgagagaggcctgtaattgacatcattgtTAGACCTCAACTAtgtgagacaaaatgtgaaaaaaaatccagaaaatcacattttctGATTCTTAAAGAATATGTtttcaaattatggtggaaaaaagtatttggtcacctacaaacaagtaAGATTTCTGGCTATTACAGAACTACAACTTCTTCTTTAAGAgtatcctctgtcctccactcattacctgtagtaatggatcctgtTTGAACGTATCAGCATTTAAGACACCCGTCCACAACCTCAAATAGGGGAGAGGGTCTGGACCAATTCTATGAATCAGGAGTAGAAGGGAAAAGACCAGGGCACATCGACTCAAGTGTAGGTTTGATTAAAAAAGGTattaaaaaatgctaataaaagcTGCTTGCCTTGCGGCTATCTTTTAGCCTAACATGTAGTCAAGTATGTGGAGTGCTACCGTGGAGCCACGAGGATTGAACGTCCAGAGGTAGAATCCCGCGGTGTGGAGatgcttgtaggtaagcaagacaggaaagatccacagtgtggcgcaacttcactttggtaagaatctttattgcaaatgaactactcgtttcggcgcttggaccagcgccttcgtcttgtttgccgaacctgacgaaggcgctggtccaagcgccgaaacgcgtagttcatttgcaataaagattcttaccaaagtgaagttgcgccacactgtggatctttcctgtcttgcttacctacaagcaCAACCTCAAATAGTCACACTCCAAACTATAGCAAACACCCCAGAGCAGTCGATGTATCAGAAACTAAATTGAagacctgcaccaggctgggaagactgaatctgcaagcagcttggtgtgaagaaatcaactgcATCAACTATGCAGACATACAAGACCAATGATAATCTCCCTCGATCAGGGGCACCACAAGATCTCACACagtggggtcaaaatgatcacaagaatggtgaaaatcccagaaccacacggggggaACCTAGTGAATGACCTCTAGAAAGCTGGGACCAACAAAAGAAGGGCTACCGTTAACACACTAAGTAACAGACTAAGCCGCCAGGGACTCTATCCTGCAGGGCCAGACATGTCCCCCTGCTTAAGCCAGTTtaaccaaagtagaactgtttggtagaaacacaacattttgtgtttggaggagagtgaatgctgagttACTTCCAAAGAACACATGGAGCATGGGGGTGGCAACATCATATTTtggggctgtttctctgcaaagggaccaggaaGACTGAACcagtgtacatgaaagaatgaataggggcatgtattgtgagattttgagtgcaaacctccttccatcagcaaggcCAAATGAAAcatggctgggtctttcagcatgacaatgatcccaagcacaccgCCAGGGCAATGAAGGAGTGGCATCGCAAGAAGCACATTAAGGTCCTACATATCAGCGACAGTGAAGACTTCCAGAAAACGTTTGACCTCTGTCATATATAACAAAGTATTCAGAAGAACATTTGTCATTGACCAAATACtgattttccaccataatttgcaaataaattctttaaaaatcagacaatgggaTTTTctagatttgttttcacattttgtctctcatagttcagGTCTACCTGCAAAGgaaattacaggcctctctcatctttttaagtgggagaacttgcacaattggtggctgaccaaATGCTTGGTTTCCCCACTGTATGAAAATTTTTTTGAGCATGTcctatttactttgcatttatgGATCACAGATGACAATAAAACTATATGGGAGCGATTTattagggcttgtacaccagatttCTTATGTACGAGCcttgaaataattacaattacaGACACACTCCTATTAACTGAGATTATTTTCCCCATTACATCACCTTCACGTGAAGGTGGTGTGAAAAGACGCAAAAGGGGGCTTGGCCAGCATTCCTGTCCCGTGTCTGCACAGCAGTGAGTGTACTTTAACAATTGAAAGTTTGCATGCAGTGTAATATTTTCTACACCAGCAGTATACAGGCTGCGCAAAATATATGCTGCGCAGGCCATGTGGAAAATAAAACTGATCCATTTTTCAGGTCCATGTTTCAGTAGGCCTCTCGGCAATAGAGACTCAGTGGACCCCTTTGCAGAAAACTCTCTACTTTGCAGAAAATACTctactgttccctaaaatattctaaagtttatcatcccaaacagcccccttatgcgtattatatatagagcccccctcacaccatATGGATTCATAAGACATAGCCCGCCTAAACCCcaaggattccttatgtacagccttatggggGCCCCCCAGCAGTTCTGGGCCCCTACACTTGccaagtgctggcgccggccctgttaAAGAACAATAACActtctgtgtgaataagccctcacAGAAATGGATACTCTTGTCCTTGTAACAGGTAGGGGGTACCTAAAGAAGATTCTGCACAAGGCATTGTCCAATCTAAGATTTGGCTTAGTGGTGGGCCACTGTAGCAATCCAATACAATTATGCCTGCTGTGGCCTTGCCTCTACGGTAATTTATTGTACGTAGTGTGTGGTTTATCTCTAtgttatgtatatgtatgtatatccatTCTGAGTTTCTACTGATATCttgatgaaatatttttttttcaactattCTATCTTTTTATTTGTCAGTTTATAACTATCGTTGAAGTTTTACCTGTATAGGAAAATAGTCCCGAAAATAGTTCCAGACAGACCAACTGCGTACCCATTCACTACGTCGACCCCCTATAGATTAGCAAAAAATAATCAATGCTGTCAAACCACGGTCACTTTAGTTTATGAAGATGGGAGAGGAAATGAGAATAGTGAAATAGGAGGCACCAAAAATATGTGCATTTTTTTCAGCCGATTCAAAGCATATGATGATTTTATTGTGTCCCACATAGTGTACAGGATGCATAAATGTTGTGTGAATACGGTCTAAACTTCACTTCTAATTACAGTAATGTCTTATCACCCCAGGGGGAATTACTAGAGACATATTGGCAAATTCTTGTTTAGTAGTTGAGCCAACAAATGATAAACTAACTTTTGCAAAGTAAGTCATTACAGCTACTCACTGAAATTGCCAATATTTGATCacttaggccagtggtggcgaacctatggcacgggtgccggaggtggcactcagagccctctcaatgGGCATCCGGGCCATCACTCCagtgcagagttcgccagacaggactcaaggcctcttgcagtcccaggcagcccaggaccctggaaggaaactacaatgctaacctaagctttttctccttctttctactgtattggtgtcctcaggtgcctatacaatgtaaatctgtgacagagaagggggtaataagttactgcttaaattgtcgcattggcactttgctaaAAATACATgggatttggttgtagtttgggcacttggtgtctaaaaggtttgccatcactgacttaggCCAATAATTATCTATAGTCACAAGCTTTGGACTGAGCATAGCAAAATTATATGGCATAAAACTTAAACACCCCAGTAAATATTGTATTGATAGCtttgttaaaacaaaatcataatTTTACCTGTTTCTGGTGTTTCCCAATCAAGCAAAACCCAGCTGAAGTACATTGCTGATATTGGCCAGAAATGAGTGAAGAACAGAAGAATAAATACCACAAGAGCCAGCAATCCTGGTGGGAGATGACACAGAACATGGCTTTATTATTAATCTATGGTCACTTTAGTCACTACTGCTGTCCTTTCATTCAAtttatgatagatgtcctttatagGGCATTTagcctaccaccaggatgaaggattgtaaaccaagcacaccaatatactggtgtgtgcctcctctgacaggatctgttcttcttttagcttcttatgccctggatttttacaaaaaaagaaggctttttaaattatgcaaatgagcctaaggggctccaggcttcttaCATGTTAATGgttccccccaggctcatttgcataattcttgaagccttttcttcttaaaaacaagagcataggaagcttaaagaagagtggatccagtCAGAGAGGGGAACACagcattatgtcagtgtgcttggtttacaattctccatcctggcggtagatgtgaATGGAGTCTTGAGCCCCTcccgctcatttgcatacagtatttcatcctggtggtagatgtccattgaCTAAAATATTTTTGGTGTCTCTGAACTACATGAGGCCATAACCACAGACAGGGATTCAGAGTCTAGAtacatggtggtggtggtggtggtggggggatttactaatactGGCGTTTGGAATTCCAGCTTCCATTATCCCCCTTCTTTCCAGAGTACCATATGCGGATTAACTAAGATgctctggcctcttagtaaatcgGACAGGGTGGTCCCCTGCTTGCTCAGAGTCAAAACTGGTCTAAAAATCATGCAGAGAATTTAGTTACTATGTCAGCCACGTTCCTGCTCCACGCATATATTATTAGTATTAATAACCTAATATTAGTTGCAGTTGAAGAGGCGCTAAGCAGCATTATTGCTTTATGGGTCACCTTAATAATTTAGCAAACATCTAAGGTCATTATTACTTTTTAAGCAACACAGAGGGATAATAACTTGTTACCGGTCACGTTCATAAGCATTATAACTGTGTGGGAGCACAAATGAGACACttttacaatatggcagtattatttcagAGGTGGTGTCTTTCTGCATAGAACAATAAGATAACTGTTTTACATTATTGTTATAGTTTGTTTCATGAAAACTTTTGAATCACACAttgttaataaaataataatgcacAGGTGACATAAACAATGAATTTTAATAATAACTTACCCATCAGTAAAAAGGAGAATATCCACTGAATAATAGAGAATAGCTGAATACATGATCGGAGCTGAGCTTGGGGTGGTGTGGTGGCAGCAGATAGAGAGTGCAGTGCAGAGCGCAGTGTAATTCTGCttcctaaaatacataaaggctTTAGTGACACACACTGGAATAGTATAGATCACTGTGAGCAGATGTTAGTGTTTCAAGTATAGTCCTGCTGCCTAAACTAAATTCTCCCCAGGATCAATAAGTCataagggcggcacggtggctgagtgagtagcacaattttctgccttgcagcacttgggtcctgggtttgaatcccacccaggtcaacatctgcaaagagtttgcatattctctccatgtttgtgtggggatcctctggtttcctcccacactctaaaacatactgttaggttgttcagattttgagccccatggggacagggaccaatttgacaagctctgtgcagcgctgcgtaatctgtgtgcgctatataaataaagaattattatttataaggAAACATGTCAGTGATATTGTAAACAAGTACAGAGTcagcagacagaaaaaaggggaATGTATGGGCTGCAGGCAGGTGAAAAGTGCCTATTTCTGCCCATATAATAAGCATACTATTAGGGTTTTAGTTATTTGCCTGTATGATACTACTTGTACGCGAACAAGCTAATAATCGCTAATGAAAAAGGgagattttcttccttttttcaagGATGATTTGCATTAGTCTTGCATCCATTTTTCATGGATCCTCATCCTCTagaccaggggtcgggaacctttttggttgagagagccatgaacgccacatatttgaaaatgttattccgtaagagccatacaatatgcacatgcctcccagtagataggtagccacagcaaaaaaataaaataaaaaggaatatacacctacctgcgctccctgcagccagctcctcatcgctcccacgctcttctctttgacccaaacTTAGACGATGTCGGCGATGGGTCGCACAaaggacacacacagcagccatcgctatttattaaagatctgtctgagagccagatgcagccaacaaaagagccatatctggctcctgagccataggttccctacccctgctctagacTCTATGAGCGGCCGACGTAAGAGGGTTCCGTGGAAAGGCAACAAGGTAAATAAGATTGGCACTGAATCTTGCATGTCTTCATTCACAAACACTATTTAATAAAGGTATGCAGGATTGAGCATCGCAACAATTCTTGTAATTATGTTGTCCTTGTGGTTGGATCCCATTGCCCCATTACCTGGGGATTTTCATATACGCTTTATCCCAAATTGATTCCAAAATGAACTTTATGTTCAGTATCCCTCATAGGAAATGATTAACCAACAATTAATCGGAATATAAATATGGCTCTTATATCACAGACTTAACTAATATACTTAATACGGTATCATATCTTAAAAAAACACctagaattataaaaaaaaataacatgtatTATACATGTGGTTTTTCTTACCTTGCAGATCTCTGGAATATGCAGCTATAATAGTTTTCATGATTCCGAATGTTCAGGCCCTTTATTTGTTGTCACTTTTAGTAAATTTTTAGTCTACTGGTGGGAAATATCATTCAGGTGAGGGAGACAATGCTGTTTTTGGTTTAAGAATCACAGTAAGAATGATCTAGAATTCACAGCAGAGAATTCACATTTGATACTTAGAGAGACTTAAACCAACATAATATGATATAATGAAATCCAGGGTCTGCGAGCTGCTTGTTATTATAAGCACCTGTAACCCACCACCCTTTACGCTGTACAGTGGAACAGTCCAAATTGTGATGAAACTTTACTGTCCTTGGTCCAGGGCTAATGGGACACTGTCCAAAACAAACTGAAGCCCTTATCAGTGTATGTCCCAGGGGATGCTCAGTAAGAGGGGGTAACTGACCTCCTGTTAATCTCAAAATCTACTAAATTTGCGCTGTGCAAAAATATAGAATTTACTTagataaaaatatagaatttactTAGATAAATCTGAACTCTACTAGAAAATAATAGTGAGTGAAAACATTGTATGATGTTCCTTCTCTTTAATCTTTGGCGCATGGCTggcaaaatatgcaaatcagcatGGTGCCAATACAAACAGCGAACGTGTATGTGAAAAGCAGGGTGGTATCATGGGAAGGACTAACCCCCACCACCAAAAAAAAAGCACAGAACAGAAAAAAATGCTTATCCCCAGGTGACATAAATAATGTTTTACGTTATACCTAAAAGCAGCATGATCACAGTGCCATTTTTTTATCCGTCTTTTTATAATACTAATGACATTTTTATATTAATTTGTGTGCCCCTTGTTTCTGGAAGTTTTCGATTTTTTGGTCAGTGTACGCCTAGATTAAATAGTTTTTTGCTGGCCTGGATGTAATTGTCCATGGTAATATTATCGTTTGTATGAAAATTATCAAtgttgatacatttttttttgggggggggagggtggaTGGGGGTAACATTATATTATGGGCAGCAAGGTGGCTTAGTggatagcattacagccttgcagcgctggggacctgggttcaagtcaaagggtcaacaactgcaaagagtttgtatgagtttcctctggtttcctcccacaatccaaaaacatactgttaggttgattagattgtgagccccattggggaaagggacAGAATTGGCAATCTCTgttcagcgctgtgtaatctgtgttctatatacataaaggaattattattataaaaagttatgttaTTAATACAGTTCTCATCAAGCCACTTAaataacatatatacatcatTACCTAATGTATAGAGTATATTGTTTTGACACCTAAATACTATTGACTGaggttttttttactgtgtgcatgtatggggggaggggggctggttgGGTGAATGTGATCTAATAATGAAATCAGCATAGCAGAGAGTCTCATGGCCAGTCCAGAACTGTCATAATTGGAAAACAAGACGCAGATGAGTTGTTTGACAGTTTTTTTTAGGTTAGGCAAGTGGGTAATGGACAGCAGGGCTGGATTGGATTATTTAAGAAGTTTGGTTATATTCTTTTCCAGCTGCTTGCATGCAGCTCCTGTCAGCCCCCCACCCCTGACTCAAGAGCCCCATATAAGCTGTAGTCAACAAAATACTATAAAAACAGTCATTGGTTATCCATCTCCTTACACAATAAAACTGTTAATTACTGGTAGTAACTCATAAAAAATGAATATATCCATCTGAGAATGCTAAATTATATGATGGTAATAGTAGATACCAGTAAGTGCCACATCAATATATTTCGGGAATGCTGTGAATTGTAGTGTCAGGAGCACCAGTTTTAGGATGTTTGCACATAATGCTAGCCAGTATATTGGACTGCTTATGCAGAATGTGAGTTGGTCATAAAATCTGGATGTTTTTAGCAGTGTCCAGATCAGTGTTTTGTAACACCCAAATTAGGACTCTACTAGTAATTAGGTGAAATATAATCAAATCCGCTTGTAAAAAAAAGTCTAGATTACATTTTCAAAGTGCATTCCATAAGAAGTTTGACTGACGACATTTGAGTATAGTAGAGTAGTAAATAGGTTCAGTAACTCACGTAAAAAGGCGCACTAGCTCAATAGTAAATCCATAACGCTGACTTACGTGAGTGGACTAGCTAACTAGCTAGTAGATCAGACCGTAACACTGTCTGGCTATGTCGTATCATTCAATAGTAAGTCAATGAACCTAACCAGCTGTCTCATGAGCAGACTAGCTAGTAGACCAGACAAGAACACTGACTGGCTATATTGTATTGCTCACTAGCTGCATAGTATACACCAACACAAGGGATTAAAAGATCAATACGTagagccccccaacatgtttcactAGTACAACCGGCctcatcaggggtttgggctcTAATGGCGGGCGGCGTCTAAAAGGAGATATAAATAGTAGAGTGCAATGACACACCTCCTCCTCAGGAGCCAATAAGATCTTTACTATTGGGCACAACGATCCAATGCAACCAATCACACATCAAAAGTGGGTGGCGCCAGTACAGAGTCAGTTGACAGTCCATCGCTTTGGAGATCAGCTGTGCGCTGCATCACAACCCACAGAGTGGGAAGTACAGAGATCCAGAGTCAGCTGACAAGTCCAGAGTCAAGTGACGGAAACCTGTCTGCCGCATATCGCATAATGGCACACAGAGGACTATGAGCAGATTGTGTGCAGTGAAAATACAGTCGTGAATGTGCCAGTCAGTTTTCTGCGCCTGCCAGTTTTCTGcttagcaaattgcacttcatagtaatggtattgaatattccatgccgtgtactgggaagtgggaaaaaaattccaaatgcagtgaaaatggtgaaaaaacgcg is drawn from Engystomops pustulosus chromosome 9, aEngPut4.maternal, whole genome shotgun sequence and contains these coding sequences:
- the LOC140077016 gene encoding diacylglycerol O-acyltransferase 2-like, translated to MKTIIAAYSRDLQGSRITLRSALHSLSAATTPPQAQLRSCIQLFSIIQWIFSFLLMGLLALVVFILLFFTHFWPISAMYFSWVLLDWETPETGGRRSEWVRSWSVWNYFRDYFPIQLVKTHNLPPGRNYIIGSHPHGILCIGAFCNFVTESTGFSQKFPGIRPHLATLAGNFRLPILREYLMSGGLCPVNQKSIEYTLSQKGRGNAVVIVVGGAAESLSCEPGVTTLILSRRRGFVRLALEHGADLVPSFSFGETDLYHQVNFSEGSFLRAAQCKFQKMFGFAPCFFYGRGLTPNSKGFLPYPRPITTVIGEPVTVPQIKEPSAETVDLYHNMYKCSLLKLFHEHKTRYGLGENAELRIL